The proteins below are encoded in one region of Garra rufa chromosome 12, GarRuf1.0, whole genome shotgun sequence:
- the crygm4 gene encoding LOW QUALITY PROTEIN: crystallin, gamma M4 (The sequence of the model RefSeq protein was modified relative to this genomic sequence to represent the inferred CDS: inserted 1 base in 1 codon; substituted 1 base at 1 genomic stop codon), with the protein MLRNAAGGNTRLGKVNESGSSINRGGDEEHLEGQSDPGTGNMGNGVQKQSKFGRGYPPVAIRGSHRSLTRDISLKALTSCLCLVXIIFYEDRNLQGRSYETSDDCPELSSYLSRCSSCRVKSGCFMVYDRSNFMGNQFFVRRGEYSNSIRSCRIIPQHRGHFRMRIYERENFGGVMYEMTDDCESMRDRYCMSDMRSCHVMHGHWLLYEQPHYRGRMKYLRPGXYRSFRDMGLGFRSSSIRRIGDPCN; encoded by the exons atgctcagaaatgcagccgggggcaatacaagacttggCAAAGTGAATGAGTCTGGAAGCAGTATAAATAGGGGAGGAGATGAGGAACACCTGGAAGGGCAATCAGACCCAGGTACGGGGAACATGGGAAATGGAGTCCAAAAGCAGTCAAAATTCGGGAGAGGGTACCCTCCGGTGGCGATCAGAGGGAGCCACAGAAGCCTGACTCGTGACATCAG CTTAAAAGCCTTGACTAGCTGTTTGTGCTTGGTTTAGATTATCTTCTACGAGGACAGAAACCTCCAAGGTCGCTCCTACGAGACCAGCGATGACTGCCCTGAGCTCAGCTCCTATCTGAGCCGCTGCAGCTCTTGCAGGGTGAAGAGCGGCTGCTTCATGGTATACGATCGCTCCAATTTCATGGGAAACCAGTTTTTTGTGCGTAGAGGCGAGTACTCCAACTCGATTAGATCCTGCCGTATAATTCCTCAG CACAGAGGACACTTCAGGATGAGGATCTATGAGAGAGAGAATTTTGGTGGTGTGATGTATGAGATGACGGATGACTGTGAGTCCATGAGGGATCGTTACTGTATGTCTGACATGCGGTCCTGCCACGTGATGCACGGCCACTGGCTGCTATATGAACAGCCTCACTACAGAGGCAGAATGAAGTACCTGAGACCTG GATACCGAAGCTTCAGAGACATGGGCCTTGGCTTCAGATCCAGCTCCATCCGCAGAATCGGGGACCCCTGCAACTGA
- the sowahcb gene encoding sosondowah ankyrin repeat domain family Cb, with product MATDCNQEAVLYFIKERGGRVKNVDLTDHFRATIPKDPALKQVAKEAFKRYVDSVAYVKEENGEKYVCLKKKFRKPSGSNEKSDRNSPSDERKSRGEYVVKTRNHESSESKKEGMLPGSGYGTGHAGGAKSQPDFSVKFSEGVNSRTESELMGNSSSSAAEDKTALSRKINQSQAPDKAPTPEISVRESDGTVCSSACSQTNQTDTGEAKDESQEEAGKENRPVRLRQINHLTDEEQPDSVSNTPKSSRKHLVEALMSSSPQVRRSVYLSGRCKDCPRGDSDYEPAAVTLEPLEHEWMMCASDGHWESLHRLLVRDPSLLTRKDFVTGFTCLHWAAKLGKHELIVMLVNFAKERQVTLNVNARSSAGYTPLHLAAMHNHLEVVKLLVGAFDADVEARDYNGRKACQYLKSDIAQNILDIAGACVESDADSMDVGDASRWRLSRVIQSNFRPLKPQNEEDSSGLTKQKSLRRKSSFTKMKPSLNKIRMRSQIVHSTSLLDRFEEDTTEESPKLLRPKSNFFG from the coding sequence ATGGCGACCGATTGCAACCAAGAAGCGGTGTTATATTTCATAAAGGAGAGAGGAGGGCGCGTGAAAAACGTGGATTTAACGGATCATTTTCGTGCGACAATCCCTAAAGATCCTGCACTGAAACAAGTGGCAAAGGAAGCATTTAAACGGTATGTGGACAGCGTGGCTTACGTTAAAGAGGAAAATGGCGAGAAATACGTTTGCCTTAAAAAGAAATTTAGGAAACCATCGGGTTCAAACGAGAAGAGTGACAGAAATAGTCCATCTGATGAGCGCAAATCCCGTGGAGAATATGTCGTGAAAACCAGAAACCACGAGTCCTCAGAAAGCAAAAAAGAAGGGATGTTACCTGGCTCAGGTTACGGAACTGGTCATGCGGGAGGTGCAAAATCACAGCCGGATTTTTCTGTCAAGTTTTCAGAGGGTGTGAACAGCAGGACGGAATCTGAACTCATGGGGAACTCGAGCAGCAGCGCGGCGGAGGACAAAACCGCTTTAAGTAGGAAAATAAATCAATCACAGGCGCCAGATAAAGCTCCAACACCCGAGATATCAGTGAGAGAGTCCGACGGGACGGTGTGTAGTTCGGCATGTTCACAGACAAATCAAACCGACACCGGTGAGGCGAAAGACGAATCACAGGAAGAGGCTGGAAAAGAAAACAGACCTGTCAGACTTCGGCAGATCAATCATTTGACCGATGAAGAGCAGCCGGACTCCGTCAGCAACACGCCAAAAAGCAGCCGCAAACATTTGGTCGAGGCTCTGATGAGCAGTTCGCCGCAGGTTCGCCGCAGCGTTTATCTCTCGGGCAGATGTAAAGACTGTCCGCGGGGCGACAGCGACTATGAGCCCGCCGCGGTGACGCTCGAGCCGCTGGAACACGAGTGGATGATGTGCGCGTCTGACGGTCACTGGGAGAGTCTCCACCGGCTGCTCGTCAGAGATCCCAGCCTCCTAACGAGGAAAGACTTCGTAACAGGATTCACCTGCCTGCACTGGGCTGCAAAGCTCGGGAAACACGAACTGATCGTAATGCTCGTCAACTTTGCCAAAGAACGTCAAGTCACTTTGAACGTCAACGCGCGTTCCAGCGCGGGTTACACGCCTCTGCACTTAGCTGCCATGCACAATCATCTGGAGGTCGTCAAATTGTTGGTCGGAGCGTTTGACGCCGATGTGGAGGCGCGAGATTACAACGGGAGGAAAGCGTGTCAGTACCTGAAGAGCGACATTGCGCAAAACATCCTGGACATCGCGGGCGCCTGCGTGGAGTCTGACGCGGACAGCATGGATGTTGGAGACGCGAGTCGCTGGAGATTGTCGAGAGTTATTCAGTCCAACTTCAGACCTCTGAAACCTCAGAACGAAGAGGACAGCAGCGGCTTGACTAAACAGAAATCTCTCCGCAGGAAATCTTCCTTCACTAAAATGAAACCCAGTCTCAATAAAATCCGCATGAGGTCGCAGATAGTTCACAGCACTTCTCTCCTGGATAGATTCGAGGAAGATACCACAGAAGAGTCTCCAAAGCTGTTAAGACCCAAATCTAACTTCTTTGGATGA
- the mbd5 gene encoding methyl-CpG-binding domain protein 5, with translation MNGGKEREGVEGRGQLAQVPIGWQRKVEASGVLYISPSGSVLSCLEQVKSYLLTDGTCKCGLECPLILPKVFNFDPGAVVKQRTAEDVKADEDVTKLCIHKRKLIAVATLHKSMELPPPSLTLTSPGGGTSVTSVTPTAQPRAIRNKTHEGQPECKNPFKAMMAAGQRHFSPDLCGPPQQDVFPAYSRQRLASGEPGPKSPYRGGHGGMLSPPSQAFGDGSLSPRTDGIGSPDGFVRNNPCGFQGTGSPMHGNSRIPLSSPGVMMHGSPATQSSCVMVGRTNMPLSPPVPNKSPIMKKPLCNYPPAMDSSRTVFHHKAPSAPAPPLPPPCALQNKQLSSEKDPLGILDPIPSKPNPSAFQPNAHSQVPMMNVNIPPAIVPLPSNLPLPTVKPGPVGHMQRTPHGTAASISPSPVTSPVHVSGPALVRVEVSPQRSRSSSTSSEQGGFAVPPCGSMKVPPRSPRSSMSSPRPALPSSPSGKPDGLHQYKEMPAQLLAGMSGQHNPMYPPASGGAAPQKEHPGLLGMPLNQILNQHNAASFPASSLLSAAAKAQLANQNKLGGGPCAGGVAAAGAGASAGLSCPDAGRAVEGHNTLNPMLPPNPAMMMAGGEGQSGRAALRDKLMAQQRDPLRKRKHPPNAANHDNAFFNVAGMRAPCPSAEQMRKTSRLPSNTSMAQLLQSLSNHSSHVTRGRNPGLASPGRAHFGEGAVVSGAAPQSAQVQQRLHGQTEAMLCSGVESAVHAAQGQYPGLMNQMQVTAMTNCGPVNQSGQRALGNHVMGHASARFQQRVQPNVNCMLPSGADAGCSQPMTDTGEVASLSCSIGNSPQMSGVMVAAGHMYHHHHQQQQLHPALQAMHGVSAYPSQGHSFATAPFTDGNVPNSSSLPCLYQDYQGCMPDGGQPSMTSHSGDAGLYREAPQKLQGQGEVSMAGASGGQSSVDAIYRAVVDAAGKGMHVTITTGVSGSTQASPVPALSAMSAFTASIGQPLSLPHAVNAVIHAPRGSEGTEPPSQLLRIRPPPANHARRSSEHGKNTPDGADAHEYFRSPSAATPRPQWDEHNHAHWRGEEFLECSTQVRSSPCGSKGERKTATDCPPETPAQTHEPHDAQTDDNANLRFNHRARERPDPTERCAQLNGTLPRGGYGEPLTGDDQSPGSSTSLEGPLLKDYTHFNGHFNGHCAPSPSDTKSLSSEEELRHPDSPSAELLHYRPRAFNVGELVWPIKGFPPWPSKLMGEEHGRNPSMQLSEQAKVEPEQLKTLTQDLQVLDRASKKNRKAGKLNHHLEAAIHEAMSELDKMSGTVHQDRQVKLPKPKRRKISR, from the exons GTGTGACCTCCGTGACCCCTACCGCACAGCCTCGAGCAATAAGGAATAAGACCCACGAGGGCCAGCCGGAATGTAAGAACCCGTTCAAGGCGATGATGGCGGCGGGGCAGCGGCACTTCTCTCCGGATCTGTGCGGCCCGCCGCAGCAGGACGTTTTCCCTGCGTACTCCCGGCAGAGGCTGGCCAGCGGTGAGCCGGGGCCCAAGTCCCCCTACCGCGGCGGGCACGGAGGCATGCTGAGCCCTCCCTCGCAAGCTTTCGGGGACGGGTCTCTGTCCCCACGAACGGACGGTATAGGCAGTCCCGACGGGTTCGTGCGCAACAACCCCTGCGGCTTCCAGGGGACCGGCAGTCCCATGCACGGCAACAGCCGCATCCCTTTGTCTTCTCCCGGGGTCATGATGCACGGCTCGCCCGCCACGCAGTCGTCCTGCGTCATGGTCGGAAGGACTAACATGCCTCTGTCCCCCCCGGTCCCCAACAAGAGCCCCATCATGAAAAAGCCCCTGTGCAACTACCCGCCTGCCATGGACTCGAGCAGGACTGTGTTTCACCACAAGGCCCCGTCCGCTCCCGCCCCCCCGCTGCCGCCTCCCTGCGCCCTGCAGAATAAGCAGCTGAGCTCCGAGAAGGACCCTCTTGGCATCCTGGACCCTATTCCCAGTAAACCGAACCCCTCCGCTTTCCAGCCCAACGCCCACTCTCAGGTACCAATGATGAATGTAAACATCCCTCCCGCCATCGTCCCGCTGCCGAGCAACCTGCCTCTGCCCACGGTGAAGCCGGGGCCGGTGGGTCACATGCAGAGGACTCCGCACGGCACGGCCGCCTCCATCTCCCCTTCGCCCGTCACCTCTCCCGTGCACGTGTCCGGGCCGGCCTTGGTCCGCGTGGAGGTGTCCCCGCAGCGCTCCCGCTCCTCGTCCACCTCCTCAGAGCAGGGCGGCTTCGCCGTTCCCCCGTGCGGCAGCATGAAGGTCCCGCCGCGCTCGCCCAGGTCCTCCATGAGTTCGCCCCGACCCGCTTTGCCTTCCAGCCCATCTGGCAAACCGGACGGTCTTCACCAGTACAAAGAAATGCCCGCCCAGCTGCTGGCCGGGATGAGCGGTCAGCACAATCCCATGTATCCGCCCGCCTCGGGTGGCGCCGCCCCGCAGAAGGAGCACCCGGGCCTTTTGGGAATGCCCCTGAACCAGATCCTTAACCAACACAACGCTGCCTCTTTCCCTGCCAGCAGTCTCCTCTCAGCGGCCGCCAAAGCACAGCTAGCAAATCAAAACAAGCTCGGGGGCGGCCCTTGCGCGGGCGGGGTGGCGGCGGCTGGCGCGGGGGCGTCCGCTGGACTCTCTTGCCCCGATGCCGGCAGGGCCGTCGAAGGCCACAATACTCTAAATCCCATGTTGCCGCCCAACCCCGCCATGATGATGGCCGGCGGCGAGGGCCAGAGCGGACGCGCCGCGCTTCGGGACAAGCTCATGGCTCAGCAGCGCGACCCTCTCCGCAAGCGCAAGCATCCTCCGAACGCGGCCAACCACGACAACGCTTTCTTCAACGTGGCCGGCATGAGGGCGCCCTGTCCTTCCGCCGAACAGATGAGAAAAACCTCCCGACTGCCCTCCAACACGTCGATGGCTCAGTTACTCCAGTCTCTGAGCAACCACAGCTCCCACGTGACCCGGGGCAGAAACCCAGGCCTCGCCAGTCCCGGACGAGCGCACTTTGGCGAGGGGGCGGTGGTCTCCGGTGCGGCGCCTCAGAGCGCGCAGGTCCAGCAGCGGCTGCACGGCCAGACGGAGGCCATGCTCTGCTCCGGCGTGGAGTCCGCGGTGCATGCGGCCCAGGGCCAGTATCCGGGCCTGATGAACCAGATGCAGGTGACGGCGATGACAAACTGCGGACCCGTCAACCAAAGCGGACAGCGTGCTCTCGGAAACCACGTGATGGGACACGCGAGCGCACGCTTTCAGCAACGCGTCCAGCCCAACGTCAACTGCATGCTGCCTAGCGGCGCCGATGCCGGCTGCTCGCAGCCCATGACCGACACAG GTGAGGTGGCGTCGCTGAGCTGCAGCATCGGTAACAGTCCTCAGATGAGCGGCGTGATGGTGGCGGCGGGGCACATGTACCACCATCACCACCAACAGCAGCAGCTGCACCCGGCTCTGCAGGCCATGCACGGGGTCTCCGCTTATCCGAGCCAGGGGCATTCCTTCGCCACGGCTCCTTTTACGGACGGTAACGTTCCCAACTCTAGCAGCTTGCCTTGCCTGTACCAGGATTATCAG GGCTGCATGCCTGACGGCGGCCAGCCTTCTATGACCTCTCATTCTGGAGACGCGGGCCTGTACCGAGAGGCTCCGCAGAAGCTGCAGGGTCAGGGGGAGGTTTCCATGGCGGGAGCGTCCGGAGGCCAGAGTTCGGTGGATGCGATCTACAGAGCGGTGGTGGACGCCGCCGGAAAAGGCATGCACGTGACCATCACCACCGGCGTGAGCGGCAGCACTCAGGCGAGTCCCGTCCCCGCGCTCAGCGCCATGAGTGCCTTCACCGCCTCCATCGGCCAGCCGCTCAGCCTACCTCACGCCGTCAACGCCGTCATTCACGCGCCGCGCGGCTCGGAGGGGACGGAGCCGCCGTCGCAACTTCTGCGCATCCGACCGCCGCCGGCGAACCACGCGCGCAGAAGCTCCGAGCACGGCAAGAACACGCCCGACGGCGCGGACGCGCACGAGTATTTCCGCTCTCCTAGCGCCGCCACGCCCCGCCCGCAGTGGGACGAACACAACCACGCTCACTGGAGAGGAGAGGAGTTTCTGGAGTGCTCCACCCAGGTGCGCAGCAGTCCGTGCGGAAGCAAAGGAGAAAGAAAAACCGCCACGGATTGTCCGCCGGAGACACCGGCCCAGACTCACGAGCCCCACGACGCTCAGACGGACGACAACGCTAACCTGCGGTTTAACCACCGCGCGAGAGAGCGGCCGGATCCGACGGAGCGTTGCGCTCAGCTCAACGGCACGCTGCCTCGCGGCGGATACGGGGAGCCGCTCACGGGAGACGATCAGTCGCCCGGCTCCTCCACCAGCTTGGAAGGGCCGCTGCTCAAAGACTACACTCACTTCAACGGGCACTTTAACGGACACTGCGCGCCCAGCCCTTCGGACACCAAGAGTCTCAGCAGCGAGGAGGAGCTGCGGCACCCGGACTCTCCTTCGGCCGAGCTGCTGCACTACAGGCCCAGGGCCTTCAATGTGGGCGAACTGGTCTGGCCCATCAAAGGCTTCCCTCCCTGGCCTAGCAAACTGATGGGAGAAGAGCATGGGCGCAATCCCAGCATGCAACTGTCAGAACAGGCCAAG GTGGAACCGGAGCAGCTGAAAACACTAACACAGGATCTTCAGGTGCTGGACAGGGCCAGcaaaaaaaacaggaa GGCGGGAAAGCTGAATCATCATTTAGAAGCTGCGATTCATGAGGCCATGAGTGAGCTGGACAAGATGTCTGGAACT GTTCACCAGGATCGTCAAGTCAAACTGCCCAAACCCAAGAGGAGGAAGATCTCCAGATAA